Proteins from one Telopea speciosissima isolate NSW1024214 ecotype Mountain lineage chromosome 1, Tspe_v1, whole genome shotgun sequence genomic window:
- the LOC122657884 gene encoding pentatricopeptide repeat-containing protein At5g47360-like, whose protein sequence is MAVHSILRFISMSYGFRNPRYIITQKRMLGSNSAADNYWNLLQKNDSGSSLERNLGKLNGKLDALCVEDVLRRCSSDRAILGLRFFIWAGLQSYYRHSSLMYNKACQLFEIDRKPQLLNDVLEIYRICGSLVTVKVFKVILNLCKEAKLAEEALGVLKKMGEFNCRPDTSSYNVVIRLFSEKGDMDVALELMKEMALIDLYPDMLTYIEMIKGFCNVGRFEEACGLFKVMHSHGCVPSVVAYSALLDGFCRAGNMERALQLLGEMEKVGSDCSPNTVTYTSVIQSFCEQRRSTEALGFLDRMIAHGCRPNRVTISTLIKGLCMEGCIEQAYKLVDKVIVNGSVSSATCYSSLVICLLRIKNIEEAEKLFRKMLNNGMQPDGLACNCLMKEICLEGRALDGFGLYCEMEKFNSLDFVDSDFYSVLLVGLCQENHLLQVAEVVNAMIKKGFRLKNPHLDVMVECLEKSGQKELAVHLATVGT, encoded by the coding sequence ATGGCTGTCCATTCCATTTTGCGTTTTATATCGATGTCATACGGTTTCAGAAATCCAAGATATATTATTACTCAGAAGCGCATGCTTGGGAGTAATTCTGCTGCTGATAACTACTGGAATCTCTTGCAGAAAAATGATTCTGGATCAAGTTTAGAGAGAAATTTAGGAAAACTTAATGGCAAATTAGATGCTTTGTGTGTCGAAGATGTTCTGCGGAGGTGCTCCTCTGATCGAGCAATATTAGGTCTGAGGTTTTTCATCTGGGCTGGCCTTCAATCATATTATAGACATAGCAGTTTGATGTATAACAAAGCTTGTCAATTATTTGAGATTGATCGTAAGCCACAATTGCTGAATGATGTTTTAGAAATTTATAGAATTTGTGGTTCTTTGGTTACTGTGAAAGTGTTTAAAGTGATTTTAAATCTCTGTAAAGAGGCAAAACTCGCAGAAGAGGCTTTAGGGGTATTGAAGAAAATGGGAGAGTTTAATTGCCGACCTGATACTTCTTCATACAATGTTGTTATTCGGCTCTTCAGTGAGAAGGGTGATATGGATGTAGCATTGGAACTAATGAAGGAGATGGCTTTGATTGATCTCTACCCTGACATGCTAACTTATATCGAGATGATCAAGGGTTTCTGTAATGTGGGTAGGTTTGAGGAAGCTTGTGGGCTTTTCAAGGTTATGCACAGTCATGGTTGTGTTCCAAGTGTTGTGGCTTATTCTGCATTGCTTGATGGGTTTTGTAGGGCTGGTAATATGGAGAGAGCACTGCAGTTATTGGGAGAGATGGAGAAAGTGGGTAGTGATTGTTCACCAAATACAGTTACATACACATCTGTGATACAGAGTTTCTGTGAGCAGAGGAGGTCAACAGAGGCACTAGGGTTTTTGGATCGAATGATAGCTCATGGATGTCGTCCAAATCGAGTTACAATTAGTACTTTGATTAAGGGTCTTTGTATGGAAGGTTGTATAGAACAGGCTTACAAACTTGTTGATAAAGTGATTGTGAATGGTAGTGTTTCAAGTGCCACATGTTATAGTTCTCTTGTAATTTGCTTGCTGAGGATCAAGAACATAGAGGAGGCAGAGAAACTCTTTAGAAAGATGTTAAATAATGGAATGCAGCCTGATGGGTTGGCTTGTAACTGTCTGATGAAAGAGATTTGTTTGGAGGGAAGGGCCttggatggatttggtttgtactgtgaaatggagaagttcaattCTCTAGATTTTGTTGACTCTGATTTTTACTCAGTTCTTTTAGTAGGACTTTGTCAAGAAAATCATCTGTTGCAAGTTGCAGAGGTTGTTAATGCAATGATCAAGAAAGGGTTTCGACTGAAAAATCCTCATCTTGATGTTATGGTTGAATGCCTGGAGAAATCTGGTCAAAAGGAACTTGCTGTGCATCTTGCAACTGTTGGAACATAG